GTCTTTGGTCTTGGCAGAACCTAAGTCTGCGATGGGCCAAGGTCCAGCGTCACTGGCGCGACGCCCAGCGGACCATCTGACGCAGCATGCCGTGCAAGGTCTGCACATCGGCGCGCGTCAGGGGCATCCGGCTCCACAGATTGCGCAGGTTCATCTTCATGCTAGGGGCCTTGTGTTCGGGAAAAAAGAAGCCCGCTTCCTCCAGCCGTTCCTCGAAATGGCGGGCCAGGTGGTCAATCTCGCGGCCCTCGGCCCAGTCGGTGCCTGCCATCTCGGTCACCTTGTGTTCGATCTCGGCGCTGGCGCGGCGCCACTCGTAACCTACGAGCAACACGCATTGGGCCAGGTTCAGGGACGGAAACTCCGGGTTCACGGGCACTGTGATCAACGCGTTGGCCTGGGCCAGATCCTCATTTTCCAACCCGGCCCTTTCGGGCCCGAACATGACGGCCACATGCTGGCCCCCGGCCATCCTGCGGGCGGCATCCTGCATCGCGGCCTCGGGGCTCAACACGTCCTTGGTCATGTCCCGCATTCGGGCCGTGGTGGCGTAGACATAGGTGCAATCACTAACGCTGCCGGCCACATCCGGGTGCACGGTGGCGGCATCCAGAACACGACCCGCCCCGCTGGCCATCGCCACGGCGGCCGGGTTCGGCCAGCCGTCACGCGGATCCACGATGCGCATCCGGTCCACGTCAAAGTTCAGCATGGCGCGGGCCGCGGCTCCGATGTTTTCGCCCATCTGCGGGCGCGTCAGCACAAATGTCGGTGTCATGGCGGGCCATCTACCGCGACCCACCCCGACCGACAATCCCCTTCACTTGGCAAAATAAACTTCCGCCGGAGGCATAAAAGTTGTTCAAGCCCATCGGTTTGGGCTAGAGCCAGCCCAAGACCAAAAGGACGACGCCAATGAGTGACCCCGAGCAGCCGCAGCTTTACCTTCTGACCCCGCCCGTGTTCGAACTGTCGGTGTTCCCGGATCAACTCGCCTCGGTTCTGGATGCGCACGACGTGGCCTGCATCCGCCTGGCGCTCGCAACCCGGGACGAAGACCGCATTTCCCGCGCGGCCGACGCGTGCCGCGAAGTGGCCCATGCGCGCGACGTGGCAATCGTGGTGAACGACCATGTAGGATTGGCCGAACGGCTGGGACTAGATGGCGTGCACCTGTCGGACGCCGCGAAATCCGTACGCGACGCGCGCAAGGCGCTTGGACCCGATGCCATCGTCGGCAGTTTTTGCGGCACGTCTCGCCATGATGGCATGACAGCGGGCGAAGCGGGTGCGGACTATGTGGCGTTCGGTCCGATCACCGGCCTCGGGGACGAGGCAGCCGCCGATGACGCCCTGTTTGCCTGGTGGTCCGAGATGATCGAGGTGCCCGTGGTCGCCGAGGGTGGCCTGACCGAAGCCACGGTCAAGCGTCTGTGCCGCATCACCGACTTCTTCGGCGTCGGAGAAGAGATCTGGGGCGACGATGACCCGGCGGCCGCCCTCGCCCGGCTGATGATCCCGCTGGACTAAAGAAGCGTCCGTTCAATCACCCAATAGATCGCGATCACGGCAATGATCAGCGACCCGGTCACGGACCAGGCGCGGAACATGACATTGTAGTCTGTGATCGTCTCTTCCTGCCCTTCAAGGTCGGACATCCGCGCGGCCCGCACGCCCAGCCACAACGCAATCGCGGCAAGTGCAATGACGGTCAGCTGCCCCAGTTCCACCCCGATATTGAAGCCGATCAAGGCAGGAATGAACTGGCCGTCCGGCAATCCGAATTCCCCAAGGACCGATGCAAAACCCAACCCGTGCAAAAGGCCAAAGCCAAAGATGATCACCGGTCGCCACGTGCTCAGA
The DNA window shown above is from uncultured Tateyamaria sp. and carries:
- a CDS encoding RNA methyltransferase — its product is MTPTFVLTRPQMGENIGAAARAMLNFDVDRMRIVDPRDGWPNPAAVAMASGAGRVLDAATVHPDVAGSVSDCTYVYATTARMRDMTKDVLSPEAAMQDAARRMAGGQHVAVMFGPERAGLENEDLAQANALITVPVNPEFPSLNLAQCVLLVGYEWRRASAEIEHKVTEMAGTDWAEGREIDHLARHFEERLEEAGFFFPEHKAPSMKMNLRNLWSRMPLTRADVQTLHGMLRQMVRWASRQ
- a CDS encoding thiamine phosphate synthase, which produces MSDPEQPQLYLLTPPVFELSVFPDQLASVLDAHDVACIRLALATRDEDRISRAADACREVAHARDVAIVVNDHVGLAERLGLDGVHLSDAAKSVRDARKALGPDAIVGSFCGTSRHDGMTAGEAGADYVAFGPITGLGDEAAADDALFAWWSEMIEVPVVAEGGLTEATVKRLCRITDFFGVGEEIWGDDDPAAALARLMIPLD